In one Acidimicrobiia bacterium genomic region, the following are encoded:
- a CDS encoding DUF167 domain-containing protein — translation MPVAPDLVTTDGDAVVVAVHVQPRAGRTAVVGRHGDALKVRVAAPPVDDRANEATIALLADVLDVPASAMSVVAGARSRMKRVRVQGIDHETAVERVERALELAAEPPGPRQRRQR, via the coding sequence ATGCCGGTCGCGCCCGATCTTGTGACGACAGACGGCGACGCCGTCGTTGTCGCAGTGCACGTCCAACCGCGTGCCGGTCGGACCGCGGTCGTCGGTCGTCACGGCGACGCGTTGAAGGTGCGCGTCGCGGCGCCGCCCGTAGATGACCGTGCCAACGAGGCGACGATCGCACTGCTGGCTGACGTCCTCGATGTCCCCGCGAGCGCGATGAGCGTGGTCGCAGGCGCACGGTCGCGGATGAAGCGAGTGCGCGTGCAGGGCATCGACCATGAGACCGCTGTGGAACGAGTGGAACGAGCGCTGGAGCTCGCCGCGGAGCCGCCCGGCCCTCGGCAGCGGCGGCAGCGCTGA
- a CDS encoding TraR/DksA C4-type zinc finger protein — protein sequence MVTKVPAARLPGAVGAESSPVKALAGRKRTVICELSGFEVTPGAPALSAKTLERLRQKLVAEKERLQNQAEELAAEAEQLAAEREAGDTQFDEESGEGDTVNVERERDLLLSATARQVVEEIDEALTRIKKGSYGVCKPAGRKLPLERLEAIPWANVCVDCKARAERRR from the coding sequence GTGGTCACGAAGGTGCCGGCGGCGCGCCTCCCAGGCGCAGTGGGCGCGGAGTCCTCGCCGGTCAAGGCCCTGGCGGGTCGCAAGCGAACCGTGATCTGCGAGCTGTCCGGATTCGAGGTGACACCAGGAGCCCCTGCGCTGTCAGCCAAGACGCTCGAGCGCCTTCGACAGAAGCTCGTGGCGGAGAAAGAGCGGTTGCAGAACCAGGCCGAGGAGCTCGCGGCGGAGGCCGAGCAGCTTGCGGCCGAGCGCGAGGCTGGAGACACACAGTTCGACGAGGAGTCTGGCGAGGGCGACACCGTCAACGTCGAGCGTGAGCGGGATCTCCTGCTCTCGGCCACGGCAAGGCAGGTGGTCGAGGAGATCGACGAAGCGCTCACGCGCATCAAGAAGGGCAGCTACGGAGTCTGCAAGCCCGCCGGCCGAAAGCTCCCGCTCGAGCGCCTCGAGGCGATCCCATGGGCGAACGTCTGCGTCGACTGCAAGGCGCGTGCCGAACGCCGACGCTAA